DNA sequence from the Pedobacter sp. W3I1 genome:
ATGCTAAGTTTTCTATCAGCCAGATGGCAACATCTGACTGCACGGAAATAGAAAAAATAAGCAATCTGCGGTAGTCACCTTAAATCTGCAGGACTATTCTGGCGATTAAATTTGTCCAATCTCTCTTAACAGATCATAACAGCTGATTGCAAGAAAATATCTTATTTTATAATATCTTAGCAAAGACATTAAAACCAAGCAATTTTAACAGAACATTACCATGCCCAGAACCAAAAACCATATCGAACTTCAATTTTTAAGCGAACCCTCTGACGTTAATTATGGCGGTAAGGTACACGGGGGGATGATGATGAAATGGATTGATCAGGCTGCTTTTGCCTGTGCTTTACAATGGAGCCAAACCTATTGTGTAACGGTTTATGTTGGTGGAATCAGGTTTTTTCACCCGGTTCATATCGGGCATTTGGTTAAAATGGAAGCACGGATCATTTATACCGGTAAAACCAGTATGCATATTGCCGTTGATGCTTTTTCAAAACCCGTAGGGCAAGCCGATTTTGTGAAAAATACACATTGTATTATTGTTTTTGTTGCAGTAGATGACGATGGACAACCGAAGGGAATCCCCGCCTTTAAACCCAAAACCGAAAAAGAAATTGCCATGCATGGTTACGCGATTAAATTAATGGAATTGCGCAAAAGCATTGATAAGGAAATGGAGCCGTATATCGTATAGCGCTGGGCGGGTGGAGTTTGGCGGTGCCGTTTTCCATCATTCATTTGCTATCTTACAACTTTTCTCTGTGTCCTCTGCGTAAAACTTTGTGCCCTTTGCGGTTAAAAGGAAATAGGATCTACTCTACAACCGGCAAACTAAAACAAAACTTACTGCCTTCACCAATGGCACTTATTACCCATATTTTTCCATTTTCGGCTTCGATAAAATCTTTAGAAATGGCCAGACCCAATCCGGAGCCCGATTTATTCTGACCATCAGTTGGTACCTGGAAATACCTGTCGAATAATCTTTTTTGGTATTTTTCGTCAATACCTTTGCCAAAATCACGTACTGAAAACTCGATAAAATTGTCTTTTTGAAA
Encoded proteins:
- a CDS encoding acyl-CoA thioesterase; this translates as MPRTKNHIELQFLSEPSDVNYGGKVHGGMMMKWIDQAAFACALQWSQTYCVTVYVGGIRFFHPVHIGHLVKMEARIIYTGKTSMHIAVDAFSKPVGQADFVKNTHCIIVFVAVDDDGQPKGIPAFKPKTEKEIAMHGYAIKLMELRKSIDKEMEPYIV